A genomic segment from Pseudomonadales bacterium encodes:
- a CDS encoding peptidylprolyl isomerase, with amino-acid sequence MQIAPNSVVSMHYTLTGDNGEVIDSSAGGEPLTYLQGAGNIIPGLENALVGKKTGDTAQVRVIPSEGYGETDLELIQQIPREMFQGTDSIAPGMTFQAQNHDGYVQRVTVTAVNDTTVTVDANHPLAGQHLNFDVTIVDVRAATQEELDHGHVHRPGGHHH; translated from the coding sequence ATGCAAATTGCACCCAATAGCGTTGTTTCTATGCACTACACACTGACTGGCGATAACGGCGAAGTGATCGACAGCTCTGCCGGTGGTGAGCCGCTTACTTATTTGCAAGGTGCGGGCAATATCATTCCTGGTTTAGAAAATGCATTAGTGGGCAAAAAAACGGGCGATACCGCACAGGTGCGTGTTATTCCATCAGAAGGTTATGGCGAAACCGATTTGGAATTGATTCAACAAATTCCGCGCGAAATGTTTCAAGGCACAGACAGCATTGCGCCAGGCATGACTTTTCAAGCACAAAACCACGACGGTTATGTGCAACGCGTGACGGTGACTGCAGTGAATGACACAACAGTGACTGTCGATGCCAACCATCCGTTAGCGGGTCAACACCTCAATTTTGATGTCACGATTGTTGATGTGCGTGCTGCGACACAAGAAGAACTGGATCACGGTCATGTGCACCGTCCAGGCGGTCATCACCACTAA
- a CDS encoding peptidylprolyl isomerase gives MVLMKKLLLTFLFTLVSFSCLANTPSETQVLLKTSMGDITLALNEKAAPKTVANFLRYVDSGFYNNTLFHRVIPDFMIQGGGFEKEMAEKTTQAPIANESMNGLKNLKGTIAMARTSDPDSATAQFFINLVDNTFLNSNVGKPGYAVFGKVIKGMEVVERIAQVNTGERGMHQDVPAQDVIILSAKRLP, from the coding sequence ATGGTACTAATGAAAAAGTTACTCCTCACTTTCCTGTTTACCTTGGTTAGCTTCAGCTGTTTGGCCAACACACCGAGTGAGACACAAGTTCTCCTAAAAACCAGCATGGGCGACATCACACTAGCATTAAATGAAAAAGCAGCACCCAAAACTGTCGCCAATTTTTTACGCTATGTTGATAGTGGCTTCTACAACAACACGCTCTTTCACCGCGTCATTCCTGATTTTATGATCCAAGGTGGCGGTTTTGAAAAGGAAATGGCCGAAAAAACCACGCAAGCGCCCATTGCCAATGAATCCATGAATGGCCTGAAAAACCTAAAAGGTACGATAGCCATGGCGCGTACCAGTGACCCAGACAGTGCCACTGCGCAATTTTTTATTAACCTCGTTGATAACACTTTTTTAAATAGCAATGTTGGCAAACCCGGCTACGCTGTTTTTGGCAAAGTGATTAAAGGCATGGAAGTAGTTGAGCGTATCGCACAAGTGAACACCGGCGAGCGAGGCATGCACCAAGATGTGCCTGCACAAGATGTAATTATTCTCAGCGCCAAACGCCTACCATAA
- a CDS encoding FAD-dependent oxidoreductase: MESNNTQTSYDIIIIGGGIHGAGIAQACAAAGYQCLLLEKNTWASATSSKSSKLLHGGLRYLQTGQFKLVRECLQERELLLKNAPQLAHIRPFILPVYQHSKFPAWKLWIGLSLYRLLTGFTQAHSRFQMIPREQWPTTLNGLSTENLTTVFCYQDAQTDDRLLTIAVKNSAESLGCEAWEQAELLSAIKDKHSWKIDVHHQNTVFTLQSSLVINASGPWVNDIIDRCGRKEKLSIDLVQGAHIVLDKKISDTCFYLEASDSRAVFVLPWYDKTLVGTTETLHQDKPENTAPTEKETQYLLDTVKNHFPTADLTITQKFSGLRVLPQSEQRAFFRQRDTRFLDDDGLISVYGGKLTAYRATAEKLMSTITKHLGKRTQKADTRTLHLYHPEIDN, translated from the coding sequence ATGGAAAGCAATAACACACAAACCAGTTATGACATCATCATTATTGGCGGCGGCATCCACGGCGCCGGCATCGCACAAGCTTGCGCTGCGGCCGGCTACCAGTGTTTACTCTTAGAAAAAAACACTTGGGCATCTGCTACTTCCAGTAAATCCAGCAAACTTCTGCACGGTGGCTTGCGCTATTTGCAAACAGGGCAATTCAAATTAGTGCGTGAATGCTTACAGGAACGCGAGTTACTGTTAAAAAATGCACCTCAACTGGCACATATTAGGCCATTCATTCTTCCCGTATACCAGCATTCAAAATTTCCTGCGTGGAAATTATGGATAGGCCTTTCACTGTACCGTCTCTTAACTGGCTTTACTCAAGCACACAGCCGCTTTCAGATGATTCCGCGCGAACAATGGCCAACAACGCTGAATGGCTTATCAACAGAAAACCTTACTACGGTTTTTTGCTACCAAGATGCACAAACAGACGATCGCCTACTGACAATTGCCGTTAAAAATAGCGCAGAATCTTTGGGGTGCGAAGCGTGGGAACAGGCAGAACTGCTCTCTGCTATTAAAGATAAGCACAGCTGGAAAATAGATGTTCATCATCAAAATACCGTATTCACACTACAAAGCTCGCTGGTCATCAACGCTAGCGGCCCTTGGGTAAATGACATCATTGACCGTTGTGGACGCAAAGAAAAACTGAGCATTGATTTAGTACAAGGCGCACACATTGTGCTCGACAAGAAAATCAGTGATACCTGTTTTTATTTAGAAGCGAGTGACAGCCGCGCCGTGTTTGTTTTGCCTTGGTACGACAAAACCTTGGTCGGCACAACAGAAACGCTCCATCAAGACAAACCAGAAAACACCGCACCGACAGAAAAAGAAACACAGTATTTATTGGACACTGTAAAAAATCATTTCCCAACCGCTGATCTCACTATCACCCAGAAATTCAGTGGTTTGCGTGTTTTACCGCAATCCGAACAACGCGCCTTTTTTCGGCAACGCGATACGCGTTTTTTAGATGATGATGGTTTGATCAGTGTGTATGGTGGAAAATTAACGGCGTATCGCGCTACAGCAGAAAAGCTCATGTCTACGATTACAAAACACTTAGGCAAACGCACCCAAAAAGCCGATACGCGCACGCTGCATTTATATCACCCAGAAATAGATAATTGA
- a CDS encoding pyridoxine 5'-phosphate synthase, producing the protein MIALSININKIALLRNSREGNFPDLLQYAKQCIALGADGITVHPRPDQRHIRASDIPALKKLLADFPNLEFNIEGNPFANARGTYPGFIELVRQSSPHQCTLVPDTDSQLTSDHGFDLQKDGERLQPLIQQLHAIGCRVSLFMDPNCEQISLAKAIGADRIELYTGPYAEAFANQTNNPTAWQTLLQQYASATAHAHNIGLGINAGHDLNLQNLPPFVQALPALDEVSIGHALTVDALYNGLPSTVAAYKKALQR; encoded by the coding sequence GTGATCGCCCTCAGCATTAACATCAACAAAATTGCTCTGCTGCGCAATTCGCGCGAGGGCAACTTTCCTGATCTTTTGCAGTACGCTAAACAGTGCATCGCGCTCGGCGCCGATGGCATCACGGTACACCCGCGTCCGGATCAACGCCATATTCGCGCCAGCGACATACCTGCATTAAAAAAATTATTGGCAGATTTTCCCAATCTTGAATTCAATATCGAAGGAAACCCTTTTGCTAATGCGCGTGGCACCTATCCAGGCTTCATAGAACTGGTGCGACAATCTTCGCCACATCAATGCACTTTAGTGCCGGATACCGACAGCCAACTCACTTCCGATCACGGTTTTGATTTACAAAAAGATGGCGAGCGTTTGCAACCACTGATTCAACAACTGCATGCCATCGGTTGTCGCGTCAGTTTGTTTATGGATCCCAACTGCGAACAAATCAGTTTGGCGAAAGCGATAGGCGCTGATCGTATCGAACTTTATACCGGCCCTTATGCCGAAGCGTTTGCCAATCAAACAAACAATCCAACCGCATGGCAGACACTATTACAACAATACGCATCAGCAACAGCACACGCGCACAATATCGGGCTGGGTATAAATGCTGGGCATGATTTAAATTTGCAAAATCTTCCTCCGTTTGTACAAGCACTGCCCGCACTGGATGAAGTATCAATTGGTCATGCACTGACAGTCGATGCACTGTATAACGGCCTTCCCTCCACCGTTGCCGCTTACAAAAAAGCATTGCAACGATAA
- a CDS encoding MBL fold metallo-hydrolase — MKVAVVPVTSYQQNCSLILCEETGKIAAVDPGGDLDQLEAQIAAMGGKLDVVLLTHGHMDHCSQARVFADRHGVQVIGPHEEDCFWIEMLPETCKRVGFPHADAFEPDRWLKHGDTVSFGNITLQVLHTPGHTPGHVVFFNAKEKLAFVGDVIFHGSIGRTDFPRGDFDTLIQSIREKLFPLGDDVTFVPGHGPVSTFGEEKRSNPFMSGVYR; from the coding sequence ATGAAAGTTGCTGTGGTTCCCGTTACTTCCTATCAACAAAATTGTTCGCTGATTCTCTGCGAGGAGACAGGAAAAATTGCTGCTGTAGACCCCGGTGGCGATCTTGATCAGTTGGAAGCGCAAATTGCTGCGATGGGTGGAAAATTGGATGTGGTTTTGTTGACCCACGGACACATGGATCACTGTTCACAGGCGCGCGTTTTTGCTGACCGCCATGGCGTGCAAGTGATTGGCCCGCATGAAGAAGATTGCTTTTGGATTGAGATGTTGCCAGAGACCTGTAAACGCGTCGGTTTTCCCCATGCTGATGCTTTTGAACCAGATCGTTGGTTGAAACATGGCGATACAGTTTCTTTTGGCAACATCACACTGCAAGTTTTGCATACGCCAGGACATACACCGGGGCATGTGGTTTTTTTCAATGCAAAAGAAAAATTAGCGTTTGTCGGTGATGTAATTTTTCACGGGTCGATAGGGCGCACTGATTTTCCGCGCGGCGATTTTGATACGCTGATTCAATCCATCCGCGAAAAACTTTTTCCGTTGGGTGACGATGTGACTTTTGTGCCAGGTCACGGGCCTGTTTCTACTTTCGGTGAAGAAAAACGCAGCAATCCTTTTATGAGTGGCGTTTACCGTTAG
- a CDS encoding TIGR04211 family SH3 domain-containing protein — protein MKKNFLAVLALASSQLLYAEEPAHYITDKVFAPVRADKSEKSKLIHEGLPSGELVTVLETNNNAGYVRIRTANNIEGWVRAQYLSTEAPTSIQLEQANAMIAQLQAEKKQVEEQLIALKQISTSQIDTHQRNTELVNQNSLLTAEKELLTTDNERLKDRKNQTWFLYGGLLVALSCVVSILLSKLLTKRRNDGWY, from the coding sequence ATGAAAAAAAATTTTTTAGCCGTGTTGGCATTGGCTAGCAGTCAACTTCTGTATGCAGAAGAGCCTGCGCACTACATCACAGATAAAGTTTTTGCCCCCGTGCGTGCAGATAAAAGTGAAAAAAGCAAGCTGATTCACGAAGGCTTGCCCAGCGGTGAATTAGTTACTGTATTAGAAACCAACAATAATGCAGGCTATGTACGCATTCGCACAGCCAATAACATTGAAGGTTGGGTCAGAGCACAGTATCTCAGCACAGAGGCACCGACCAGCATTCAACTAGAGCAAGCCAATGCAATGATTGCTCAATTACAAGCCGAGAAAAAACAAGTGGAAGAGCAACTGATTGCGCTCAAACAAATTTCCACATCGCAGATTGATACGCATCAACGCAACACCGAATTGGTTAATCAAAACAGTTTACTCACCGCTGAAAAAGAGCTGCTCACCACAGACAATGAACGCCTGAAAGATCGCAAGAATCAGACTTGGTTTTTGTATGGTGGATTGCTGGTGGCCTTGAGCTGCGTGGTCAGTATCTTGCTCTCTAAATTACTCACTAAACGCCGCAACGATGGATGGTACTAA
- a CDS encoding glycerophosphodiester phosphodiesterase family protein: protein MPTHTQHSLNGIPAEQLIAHRGYQQHFPENSPRAINEAIACGAHYIEIDVQFSSDGIPLICHDDDLLRIAGINKKLSAYTFKELASITANEPTRFGTQFQEIKLAPLQALVDIMQANPKVQVLVELKEEATRDYGAAFCLSGIFEVLSPVIDRCILISFDIDALRIAKNYHFKRLGAVLRQWHLRHSIAQELNAEMIICNYKRIPEQDSLHMDECLVAVYEVDHIALGNHLLSRGANFIETFSIGEMLGSYGKQ from the coding sequence ATGCCCACACACACCCAACATTCACTCAATGGCATTCCTGCCGAACAACTCATCGCGCACCGTGGTTATCAGCAGCATTTTCCAGAAAATTCGCCGCGTGCGATCAATGAAGCCATCGCCTGCGGCGCACACTACATCGAAATTGATGTGCAATTTTCTAGCGATGGTATTCCACTGATCTGTCACGATGATGATTTACTGCGTATTGCGGGCATCAACAAAAAACTCAGTGCATACACCTTCAAAGAATTAGCAAGCATTACTGCCAACGAACCCACGCGCTTTGGCACACAATTTCAAGAGATTAAACTTGCACCACTGCAAGCGCTTGTTGACATCATGCAAGCCAATCCAAAAGTACAAGTTTTAGTAGAGCTCAAAGAAGAAGCCACCAGAGATTACGGCGCAGCATTTTGTTTATCAGGCATCTTTGAAGTTTTATCACCCGTGATTGATCGCTGCATACTGATCAGTTTTGATATCGATGCATTGCGCATAGCAAAAAATTATCATTTCAAACGCCTTGGCGCTGTGCTTAGGCAATGGCATCTTCGCCATAGCATTGCACAAGAGTTGAATGCTGAAATGATTATCTGCAACTACAAACGCATCCCAGAGCAAGATTCTCTCCATATGGATGAATGCCTTGTGGCTGTCTATGAAGTGGATCACATCGCTCTTGGCAATCATTTGTTATCACGCGGAGCAAACTTTATAGAAACTTTTTCCATTGGTGAAATGTTAGGCAGTTATGGAAAGCAATAA